One window of the Rhodothermales bacterium genome contains the following:
- a CDS encoding BamA/TamA family outer membrane protein, with protein sequence MARLLSLLLVLLLVPATFAQDRADRYDRSVDRLEDIADRLRDLAEDQSASERTRLTRAARLLDRAADELDHRDAEDAEDLIDEAVDLIEDVVEDLKDEGHGTESSRVKRELNRLETEADRVDDLRWDRYAGESFEDRMERFGERMEEWGERFGERWEERGEEWEEKAEDWAEDWEDKWEDRDRKWSRKDWRERRYRFRSYAPAYVGDFGYRWPFQETATYRPISSVRYNRVDGLTLGVRRQPMDWDSYDRARIFGQVSRSFGLDEWRYEIGGEARLGHSYRSQDFDLKVGGAYRLETATDDLWKASWAENTAAAFFFRTDLFDYYQTEGYTLYAQARLTPFLQSTVAYRSDDYKSLSRNASWSLFGGDSFRFNPAIDEGRMQSLVVALDGGRVRGLRWIPHGVAFRAEAEFGETFGGDFDFTRYIGDVRTYLRMGRDMGVALRFRGGTSQGDLPLQKTFTLGGAGSVRAYPQNLFRGSEMLLANAEITFYDVDPLDGILDGVALFGLFDAGWVDGPNNLAFETDDVITAAGVGIALDDRQVRFELAWPLRDLGTGLEPTLWLRFNPTF encoded by the coding sequence ATGGCACGTCTACTCTCCCTATTGCTGGTACTGCTTCTGGTGCCGGCCACGTTTGCCCAGGATCGCGCCGACCGCTACGACCGCAGCGTCGATCGACTGGAGGATATCGCCGACCGTTTGCGTGACCTGGCTGAAGATCAGAGCGCTTCCGAACGCACCCGATTGACCCGCGCGGCACGACTGCTGGACCGGGCCGCGGACGAGCTTGACCATCGCGACGCCGAAGATGCCGAGGACTTGATCGACGAGGCCGTTGACCTCATCGAAGATGTTGTCGAGGACCTCAAAGACGAAGGCCACGGCACGGAATCCAGTCGCGTCAAGCGTGAACTCAATCGCCTTGAAACCGAGGCGGATCGCGTGGATGACCTGCGATGGGACCGCTACGCCGGCGAAAGCTTTGAGGACCGCATGGAGCGCTTTGGCGAGCGCATGGAAGAATGGGGCGAGCGGTTTGGTGAGCGCTGGGAGGAGCGCGGAGAAGAATGGGAAGAGAAGGCCGAGGACTGGGCCGAGGACTGGGAGGACAAGTGGGAAGACCGCGACCGCAAGTGGAGCCGCAAGGACTGGCGGGAGCGCCGGTACCGGTTCCGCAGCTACGCGCCGGCGTACGTCGGCGATTTCGGATACCGCTGGCCGTTCCAGGAAACAGCCACGTACCGGCCGATCTCCTCGGTGCGATACAACCGGGTAGACGGGCTGACGCTGGGCGTGCGCCGGCAGCCCATGGACTGGGACTCGTATGACCGCGCCCGCATTTTCGGACAGGTCTCGCGCTCGTTCGGGCTGGATGAGTGGCGCTACGAAATCGGCGGCGAGGCCCGACTGGGGCATTCGTACCGCTCGCAGGACTTCGATCTGAAGGTCGGAGGTGCCTATCGCCTGGAGACCGCCACCGATGACCTGTGGAAGGCCAGCTGGGCTGAGAACACGGCGGCGGCGTTCTTCTTCCGCACCGATCTGTTCGACTACTACCAGACGGAGGGCTACACGCTCTACGCACAGGCGCGCCTGACGCCGTTCCTTCAGAGCACCGTGGCCTACCGCAGCGACGACTACAAGAGTCTGTCCCGCAACGCCTCCTGGTCGCTGTTCGGCGGCGACTCCTTCCGCTTCAACCCTGCGATCGACGAAGGTCGCATGCAGTCACTCGTGGTGGCACTGGACGGTGGCCGCGTTCGTGGCCTGCGCTGGATCCCGCACGGCGTCGCATTTCGTGCCGAGGCCGAATTCGGCGAGACGTTCGGGGGCGACTTTGACTTCACGCGCTACATAGGCGATGTGCGCACCTACTTGCGCATGGGGCGCGACATGGGCGTAGCCTTGCGCTTCCGGGGCGGTACTTCCCAGGGCGACCTGCCCTTGCAGAAAACATTTACCCTTGGGGGTGCCGGCTCCGTGCGCGCCTACCCGCAGAACCTGTTCCGCGGCAGCGAAATGCTCCTGGCCAATGCAGAGATCACGTTCTACGACGTGGATCCGCTGGACGGCATCCTCGACGGCGTAGCGCTCTTCGGCCTGTTTGACGCCGGCTGGGTGGACGGTCCGAACAACCTGGCGTTCGAGACGGACGATGTGATCACTGCTGCGGGCGTGGGCATTGCGCTGGATGACCGGCAGGTTCGCTTCGAGCTGGCCTGGCCGCTGCGAGACCTGGGCACCGGGCTGGAGCCCACCCTGTGGCTCCGGTTCAACCCGACTTTCTAG
- a CDS encoding MFS transporter, whose translation MLSDRSFFGHPRGLATLFFTEMWERFSYYGMRALLILFMTEATMAENPGLGFGEATGAAIYGLYTAFVYLLSLPGGWVADNIWGQRKAIFVGGCIIAAGHFAMAVPTTTFFFLGLILIVIGTGLLKPNVSTIVGDLYPEGGARRDAGFSIFYMGINIGAFLGPLITGYFGEGMNWHYGFSIAGIGMVLGLIQYRLGYSHLGDIGHLETDKTPEQVRALERKFYFISAAVVGVIALFGWLVSSGVIPLTLTDIAEGLGISVLVIVAVFFLYLIVAGGHNAEEKKRLGVIFWLFILAAIFWSGFEQAGSSLNIFARDFTDRTLGGFEVPASWLQSVNSTFIIIFAPIFGWLWVTLAQINKHPSFLYKFALGLLGLGAGFFVIAWGAANATEAAGASMAWLVVMYFLHTVGELCLSPVGLSSMTKLAPAGRVGQMMGIWFVATALGNLIAGLVAGRLEALPPDQLFSTVAMIAGASGVVALFAAPLLKRFTGGIE comes from the coding sequence GCATTGCTCATTCTGTTCATGACCGAAGCCACGATGGCCGAGAACCCGGGCCTCGGCTTCGGAGAGGCCACCGGCGCCGCCATCTACGGATTGTACACGGCCTTCGTTTACCTGCTTTCCCTGCCGGGAGGCTGGGTGGCCGACAACATCTGGGGTCAGCGAAAGGCCATCTTCGTGGGTGGCTGCATCATCGCGGCCGGGCACTTCGCCATGGCGGTGCCGACCACCACGTTCTTCTTTCTCGGGCTCATCCTGATCGTGATCGGTACCGGACTGCTCAAGCCGAACGTGTCGACCATCGTGGGGGATCTGTACCCCGAGGGCGGCGCGCGGCGTGACGCCGGATTCTCCATCTTCTACATGGGCATCAACATCGGTGCCTTCCTCGGGCCCCTGATCACCGGATACTTCGGTGAGGGCATGAACTGGCACTACGGCTTCTCGATTGCCGGTATCGGCATGGTCCTGGGCCTGATCCAGTACCGCCTCGGCTATAGCCACCTCGGCGACATCGGCCATCTGGAGACCGACAAAACGCCGGAGCAGGTGCGCGCGCTGGAACGCAAGTTCTACTTCATTTCCGCGGCAGTGGTCGGCGTGATTGCGCTGTTTGGTTGGCTGGTTTCGTCAGGGGTGATTCCCTTGACGCTGACGGACATCGCGGAGGGACTCGGTATCTCGGTGCTGGTCATCGTGGCTGTGTTCTTCCTCTATCTGATTGTGGCAGGTGGCCATAACGCTGAGGAGAAGAAGCGGCTGGGCGTCATTTTCTGGCTGTTCATTCTGGCGGCCATCTTCTGGAGCGGATTCGAGCAGGCCGGCTCGTCGCTGAACATCTTCGCGCGCGACTTCACGGACCGCACTCTCGGCGGCTTTGAAGTGCCGGCGAGTTGGCTGCAGTCCGTCAACTCGACGTTCATCATCATCTTTGCGCCCATCTTCGGCTGGCTCTGGGTCACGCTGGCGCAGATCAACAAGCACCCGAGCTTCCTCTACAAGTTTGCGCTCGGACTGCTGGGACTCGGCGCGGGCTTCTTTGTGATCGCCTGGGGCGCTGCGAATGCCACCGAGGCGGCCGGCGCATCCATGGCATGGCTGGTGGTCATGTACTTCCTGCACACCGTAGGTGAACTGTGCCTCAGTCCTGTCGGCCTGTCATCGATGACCAAGCTGGCGCCTGCCGGTCGCGTGGGTCAGATGATGGGCATCTGGTTCGTGGCGACCGCGCTCGGCAACCTGATCGCCGGCCTCGTCGCGGGTCGCCTGGAGGCCCTGCCGCCGGATCAGCTGTTCTCGACCGTGGCCATGATTGCCGGCGCGTCCGGCGTGGTGGCGCTGTTCGCTGCGCCCCTGCTCAAGCGCTTCACCGGCGGCATCGAGTAG